A single Symbiobacterium thermophilum IAM 14863 DNA region contains:
- a CDS encoding ABC transporter permease → MRFSERPGILRLAARNLLRNPGRTLVVLLGVMVVAGTAFAGGLIGRGVSFAVSRGLERLGADLMVVPEGAAEKTHTALVMGLPTAFYMEGAGRLEAIRAVEGVAAASPQIFVETLASSACCTGHLMLVGYDPETDFTVKPWLRQNLKRELAPDEVLVGNHILGVTGDPLLFYGSTFRLAARLDPTGMGMDETVFLPAPAVWEIAERSRELATEPLEIPQGHVSAILVKLEDGADAAQVAAEIERRLDGVTVITAGEIARSVADDLSVLMASLLPVLISLVLVAVLLFVILFFAIARERTREIGLLRAMGATAGQATGALVLEAGLLSALGGLAGVLAGSAVYGLFKEAIMVSYTLPFLYPPGAEQTLLAAAVVAVAAAGGVLAAAVPARRLARLEPHEAIHAH, encoded by the coding sequence GTGCGGTTTAGCGAGAGACCGGGAATCCTGCGGCTGGCAGCCCGCAACCTCCTGCGGAACCCGGGGCGCACCCTGGTGGTGCTGCTGGGGGTCATGGTCGTGGCCGGCACCGCATTCGCCGGCGGGCTGATCGGACGCGGGGTGTCCTTCGCGGTGAGCCGCGGACTGGAGCGGCTGGGGGCGGACCTGATGGTCGTCCCGGAGGGCGCCGCTGAGAAGACCCACACCGCCCTGGTTATGGGGCTGCCGACGGCGTTCTACATGGAAGGTGCCGGACGGCTGGAGGCCATCCGGGCGGTGGAGGGCGTGGCGGCGGCCTCGCCCCAGATCTTCGTGGAGACGCTGGCCTCCTCGGCCTGCTGTACCGGCCACCTGATGCTGGTGGGGTACGATCCCGAGACCGACTTCACCGTGAAGCCGTGGCTCCGTCAGAACCTGAAGCGTGAGCTGGCCCCGGACGAGGTGCTGGTGGGCAACCACATCCTCGGGGTCACCGGCGATCCCCTGCTGTTCTACGGCTCCACCTTCAGGCTGGCCGCCCGGCTTGACCCCACCGGCATGGGGATGGACGAGACGGTCTTCCTCCCGGCGCCGGCGGTGTGGGAGATCGCCGAGCGGTCCAGGGAGCTGGCGACCGAGCCGCTGGAGATTCCCCAGGGGCACGTGTCGGCGATCCTCGTCAAGCTGGAGGACGGGGCGGACGCCGCGCAGGTGGCCGCCGAGATCGAGCGGCGGTTGGACGGGGTGACGGTGATCACCGCCGGCGAGATCGCCCGGTCGGTGGCCGATGACCTGTCCGTGCTGATGGCCAGCCTCCTGCCCGTGCTGATCTCGCTGGTGCTGGTGGCCGTGCTGCTCTTCGTGATCCTGTTCTTCGCCATCGCCCGGGAGCGGACTCGGGAGATCGGTCTGCTCCGCGCCATGGGCGCGACGGCCGGGCAGGCCACGGGCGCGCTGGTGTTGGAGGCGGGGCTGCTCAGCGCCCTGGGCGGCCTGGCCGGGGTACTGGCCGGCTCTGCGGTCTACGGCCTGTTCAAGGAAGCCATCATGGTGTCGTATACCCTGCCGTTCCTGTACCCGCCGGGCGCCGAGCAGACGCTCCTGGCGGCGGCGGTGGTGGCCGTTGCGGCCGCCGGCGGCGTCCTGGCCGCGGCGGTTCCGGCACGCCGGCTGGCCAGGTTGGAGCCCCACGAGGCCATCCACGCGCATTAG
- a CDS encoding zf-HC2 domain-containing protein gives MNCDGVRPLLSGYIDQELSAGELLRVEQHLRRCHACAAEVDALRQTVALVASLDEVEVPATFHAQLRQRLMSEDPPIARVHTAGRGRNRLHSFQRWAIPAAAAAAFVIGAAGLNRFVPPAAQVEPPPGGAVVAAPGSHVDTAEVPGTTNPPGTDAQEQPHHPVDGPDANPPSGTGGRVEHPEGQLTEQLDPGSAGVVQTTPPPETGDANPAANPATTPAPLGPTRPTGGVTTASTSGDTAGQVELSPQPHFSATAEMTVASPAAEAAQLRDRFDRWRVQENGRVGTVELQIFVPAGEFREAVALVNSELAGYGVALKVQEKDLAGQIAETEDRIATLEEAREALAARLATETSQDRLEEGARELTKIQQQLETERANQQNLREAVENGVIVLTFKPEPIR, from the coding sequence ATGAACTGTGACGGAGTACGTCCACTCCTGTCCGGCTACATCGATCAGGAGCTGTCCGCCGGCGAGTTGCTGCGGGTCGAGCAGCACCTCCGGCGGTGCCATGCCTGCGCGGCGGAAGTGGACGCCCTCCGGCAGACGGTTGCATTGGTCGCTTCCCTGGATGAGGTTGAGGTTCCTGCGACGTTCCACGCGCAGTTGCGCCAGCGCCTGATGTCAGAAGATCCGCCCATCGCCAGGGTGCACACGGCGGGGCGAGGCCGAAACCGGCTTCATTCCTTCCAGCGGTGGGCGATTCCGGCGGCTGCTGCCGCAGCCTTCGTCATCGGCGCGGCCGGCCTGAACCGGTTTGTGCCGCCTGCGGCACAGGTTGAGCCGCCTCCCGGGGGGGCCGTCGTGGCCGCACCCGGGTCGCACGTGGACACGGCAGAGGTGCCGGGCACGACCAATCCGCCCGGGACAGACGCACAAGAACAGCCGCATCATCCGGTGGACGGACCTGACGCAAACCCGCCGTCTGGCACCGGAGGCCGCGTTGAACATCCTGAAGGCCAGCTGACCGAACAGCTTGATCCGGGCTCAGCGGGCGTGGTGCAGACCACGCCGCCCCCGGAGACAGGCGATGCGAATCCCGCGGCCAATCCTGCAACCACGCCTGCACCCCTGGGGCCGACACGGCCGACAGGGGGTGTGACGACCGCCTCGACCTCCGGCGACACCGCCGGCCAGGTGGAGCTGTCGCCGCAGCCGCACTTCTCCGCCACCGCGGAGATGACCGTGGCGAGCCCGGCCGCCGAGGCCGCACAGCTCCGGGACCGGTTTGACCGGTGGCGGGTGCAGGAGAACGGACGGGTCGGCACCGTGGAACTGCAGATCTTCGTCCCGGCGGGGGAGTTCCGGGAAGCGGTCGCCCTGGTGAACAGCGAGCTGGCCGGCTACGGCGTCGCCCTGAAGGTACAGGAGAAGGACCTGGCCGGGCAGATCGCCGAGACGGAGGACCGCATCGCGACGCTCGAGGAAGCCCGCGAGGCCCTGGCGGCCCGGCTGGCGACCGAGACCAGCCAGGACCGGCTGGAGGAGGGCGCAAGGGAGCTGACCAAGATCCAGCAGCAGCTGGAGACGGAACGGGCCAACCAGCAGAACCTGCGGGAAGCCGTGGAAAACGGCGTGATCGTGCTGACTTTCAAGCCCGAACCCATACGGTAG
- a CDS encoding DUF4418 family protein — MSKLTRDWRPLLFIVLGAGAVLVSHFFLHTCTDHGHFMETAAGTLVPMRCHWSERAFQGVGALVAFAGLAMYVFPDAARGLSFAVAGAGLLMILIPMWLVPTCDMPGMVCNLSFKPGAYLTGGITALSGLGGTLRLRRLDVMGGERSAV, encoded by the coding sequence GTGAGCAAGCTGACGCGGGACTGGCGCCCGTTGCTGTTCATCGTTCTCGGTGCGGGAGCGGTGCTGGTGTCGCACTTCTTCCTGCACACCTGCACTGACCACGGTCACTTCATGGAGACGGCGGCCGGCACCCTGGTGCCGATGCGCTGCCACTGGTCCGAGCGGGCGTTCCAGGGGGTGGGGGCCCTGGTCGCCTTCGCCGGCTTGGCGATGTACGTCTTCCCGGATGCCGCGCGCGGCCTGTCGTTTGCCGTGGCCGGGGCCGGCCTGCTCATGATCCTCATTCCGATGTGGCTTGTGCCCACCTGCGACATGCCCGGGATGGTCTGCAACCTCAGCTTCAAGCCCGGGGCGTACCTGACGGGTGGCATCACGGCCCTGTCCGGGCTCGGGGGCACGCTGCGGCTCCGCCGGCTGGATGTCATGGGGGGAGAGCGGAGTGCGGTTTAG
- the ltrA gene encoding group II intron reverse transcriptase/maturase, with translation MEQVVARENMLAALKRVERNGGAPGVDGVPTERLRDQIRVEWSRIREGLLQGTYRPQPVRRVEIPKPGGGKRMLGIPTVMDRLIQQALLQVLTPIFDPTFSESSYGFRPGRRGHDAVRKARQYVEEGYDWVVDMDLEKFFDRVNHDVLMARVARRVTDKRVLRLIRRYLQAGVMLNGVVVATEEGTPQGGPLSPLLANILLDDLDKELERRGHHFVRYADDCNIYVRSKRAGERVYRSVRHFLQERLRLKVNEEKSAVDRPWKRQFLGFSFYKHRGVRIRLAPKSLKRVKDKLRTLTDRNRSQSMEDRIRRLNAYLRGWVGYYALSDARSAFERLEGWLKRRLRACVWKQWKRVRTRFRELRALGLPEWVVHQLANSRKGPWRMAGGPLNSALGDAYWRAQGLISLTECYEATRQSWRTAGCGPACPVV, from the coding sequence ATGGAGCAGGTGGTGGCCAGGGAGAACATGCTGGCCGCCCTGAAACGGGTGGAGCGGAACGGAGGCGCTCCCGGCGTGGACGGTGTCCCCACCGAACGGCTGCGGGACCAGATTCGCGTGGAGTGGAGCCGCATCCGTGAGGGACTGCTCCAGGGGACCTACAGACCGCAGCCAGTCCGCCGGGTCGAAATCCCGAAACCGGGCGGCGGCAAGCGGATGCTGGGGATTCCCACCGTGATGGACCGCCTGATCCAACAGGCACTCCTGCAAGTACTGACGCCGATCTTTGACCCGACATTCTCCGAATCCAGCTACGGCTTTCGGCCGGGGCGGCGGGGTCATGATGCGGTCAGGAAGGCACGTCAGTACGTGGAGGAAGGGTACGACTGGGTCGTGGACATGGACCTGGAGAAGTTCTTCGACCGGGTCAACCACGACGTGCTGATGGCCCGCGTGGCGCGGCGGGTAACGGATAAGCGTGTGCTGCGGCTGATCCGGCGGTACTTACAGGCTGGGGTCATGCTGAACGGGGTAGTCGTGGCGACGGAGGAAGGGACGCCGCAGGGCGGTCCGCTGAGCCCGCTGCTGGCGAACATCCTGCTGGATGACCTCGACAAGGAGCTGGAGCGCCGCGGGCACCACTTCGTCCGGTACGCCGATGACTGCAACATCTACGTCCGCAGCAAGCGGGCGGGAGAACGGGTCTACAGGAGCGTGCGCCACTTCCTGCAGGAGCGGTTACGGCTGAAGGTCAACGAGGAGAAGAGCGCAGTGGACCGGCCGTGGAAGCGGCAGTTCCTCGGGTTTAGTTTCTACAAGCACCGGGGAGTGCGCATCCGGCTGGCCCCGAAGAGCCTGAAGCGCGTGAAGGACAAGCTCCGCACGCTGACGGACCGCAACCGCAGCCAGAGCATGGAGGACCGAATCCGGCGCCTGAATGCTTACTTGCGGGGCTGGGTTGGGTACTATGCGCTCTCCGATGCCAGGTCAGCCTTTGAAAGACTCGAAGGATGGCTGAAGCGTCGGCTGCGAGCATGCGTATGGAAGCAGTGGAAGCGTGTACGCACGCGCTTTCGGGAGTTGCGCGCCCTCGGTTTGCCCGAATGGGTAGTCCACCAACTCGCCAACAGCCGCAAAGGCCCGTGGCGGATGGCAGGTGGCCCACTAAACAGCGCCCTGGGCGACGCCTACTGGCGTGCCCAGGGGCTGATAAGCCTGACCGAATGCTATGAAGCGACTCGTCAATCCTGGCGAACCGCCGGATGCGGACCCGCATGTCCGGTGGTGTGA
- a CDS encoding RNA polymerase sigma factor: MSKSLDELLVERAKRGDVEAFEQLISQHEKTVYNIAYRLTGNHEDASDLAQEAFIRAYSSLADFRGDSSFATWLYRIVNNVCLDELRRRKRQKVTYLDQAVEMEDGEVSRQIADTADGPEQALERVELQRLIQESILQLDEEYRVVLVMRELQGYSYNEIAEALDLNLGTVKSRLNRARSALKEKFMSLELLTPRVVYRARRGKAHEL; encoded by the coding sequence GTGTCCAAATCCCTCGACGAACTCCTGGTCGAACGGGCAAAACGGGGGGACGTTGAGGCGTTCGAGCAGCTGATCAGCCAGCACGAGAAGACGGTGTACAACATCGCCTACCGGCTGACCGGCAACCACGAAGACGCCTCCGATCTCGCCCAGGAAGCCTTCATCCGCGCATACAGTTCGTTGGCCGACTTCCGCGGCGACTCCTCCTTTGCGACCTGGCTCTACCGCATCGTGAACAACGTCTGCCTTGACGAACTGCGCAGGCGCAAGCGGCAGAAGGTTACCTACCTGGATCAGGCCGTCGAGATGGAGGACGGCGAGGTGTCCCGGCAGATCGCCGACACGGCGGACGGGCCGGAGCAGGCGCTGGAGCGCGTGGAACTGCAGCGGCTGATACAGGAGAGCATCCTGCAGCTGGACGAGGAGTACCGGGTCGTGCTGGTCATGCGGGAACTGCAGGGGTACTCATACAATGAAATCGCAGAGGCGCTGGACCTCAACCTGGGGACGGTGAAGTCACGGCTCAACCGCGCACGGAGCGCCCTCAAAGAAAAGTTCATGAGCCTGGAACTTTTGACGCCGAGAGTCGTCTACAGGGCTAGGAGGGGAAAAGCCCATGAACTGTGA
- the mutM gene encoding bifunctional DNA-formamidopyrimidine glycosylase/DNA-(apurinic or apyrimidinic site) lyase — translation MPELPEVETVRRTLCPRVVGRRIRRVEILTPRQIYHPDPATFAADLEGAVFDDIERRGKYLLFRLGPRILVAHLRMSGHLYVCGPEAPRPRHLHVVFHLDDGGELRYADQRKFGGFHLLGPGGEGMPPGLANLGPEPLSPEFTPQVLAERLAGRHTSIKAALLNQALVAGLGNIYADEALFCARIHPAREAGSLTPAEVERLHGCIRRVLLRAVERRGTTFSLYRDGEGNEGDMYDELQVFDRAGEPCPVCGTPIRKVAVAQRGTHFCPRCQPVPEGVALSPRRARPGRRGNSVRVAAEPPGTYE, via the coding sequence ATGCCTGAGCTGCCGGAGGTGGAGACGGTCCGGCGCACCCTGTGCCCGCGCGTCGTCGGGCGGCGCATCCGGCGGGTGGAGATCCTCACCCCCCGCCAGATCTATCACCCCGACCCGGCGACCTTCGCGGCCGACCTGGAGGGCGCCGTCTTCGACGACATCGAGCGGCGGGGCAAGTATCTGTTGTTCCGCCTGGGCCCCCGCATCCTGGTGGCCCACCTGCGCATGAGCGGTCATCTGTATGTGTGCGGGCCGGAGGCCCCCCGCCCCAGGCACCTGCACGTGGTGTTCCACCTGGATGACGGAGGGGAACTGCGCTACGCTGACCAGCGGAAGTTCGGCGGGTTCCACCTGCTGGGCCCCGGCGGGGAGGGCATGCCCCCGGGCCTGGCGAACCTGGGGCCGGAACCGCTTTCGCCGGAGTTCACGCCCCAGGTCCTGGCGGAGAGGCTGGCCGGGCGGCACACGTCGATCAAGGCCGCTCTGCTCAACCAGGCGCTGGTGGCGGGGCTGGGCAACATCTACGCCGACGAGGCCCTCTTCTGCGCCCGCATCCACCCGGCCCGGGAAGCGGGCTCCCTGACGCCGGCCGAGGTGGAGCGGCTGCATGGCTGCATCCGCCGGGTGTTGCTCCGGGCGGTGGAGCGTCGGGGCACCACGTTCTCCCTTTACCGGGACGGCGAGGGCAACGAGGGCGACATGTACGATGAACTGCAGGTCTTCGACCGGGCCGGCGAGCCCTGCCCCGTCTGCGGCACGCCCATCCGGAAGGTGGCCGTGGCGCAGCGGGGGACGCACTTCTGCCCCCGGTGCCAGCCGGTGCCGGAGGGGGTTGCACTGTCGCCCCGGCGGGCCCGCCCGGGCCGGCGGGGCAACAGCGTGCGGGTGGCAGCGGAGCCGCCCGGCACGTACGAGTGA
- a CDS encoding response regulator codes for MALILVADDDPDIARLVAFHLKYNGYEVTLARDGTEALARARETAPDLILLDWMMPGMDGLECLTALKGDPATRGIPVVLMTARAQQADVQAGIAAGAAAYLVKPFELDHLIRTVKEAVG; via the coding sequence ATGGCGCTGATTCTGGTCGCGGACGACGACCCGGACATCGCACGTCTCGTCGCCTTTCACCTGAAGTACAACGGCTACGAGGTCACGCTGGCCCGCGACGGCACGGAGGCCCTGGCGCGCGCCCGTGAGACCGCCCCCGACCTGATCCTGCTGGACTGGATGATGCCGGGCATGGACGGTCTGGAGTGCCTGACCGCCCTGAAGGGCGATCCGGCCACGCGCGGGATCCCCGTCGTGCTCATGACCGCCCGGGCGCAGCAGGCCGATGTGCAGGCCGGCATCGCAGCAGGCGCCGCGGCCTACCTCGTCAAGCCGTTTGAACTCGATCACCTGATCCGCACGGTCAAGGAGGCGGTCGGATGA
- the polA gene encoding DNA polymerase I has protein sequence MPKPEKLLLLDGNSLANRAFYALRLFSTSDGVYTNAVYGFLTMLFKLLDEEQPDYVAVAFDKGRQTFRTALYEDYKATRKAPPDEFRPQLDLLREVLTALNIPWFRVENYEADDIMGTLARQAAAEGLHTLIVTGDRDALQLISDRVTVVMTKKGITETVRYDPETLKAEYGLTPSQIIDLKALMGDASDNIPGVPGVGEKTALKLLADYGTVDGVYAHLDEIKGALQAKLRENRDKAELSRTLATINLDAPVTFDREALRRREPNYPQAYALFQRLEFKSLLSRVTPPDGTVAAEALAEQAGAAQVEIVAARVVDRPGALRLSGQAPVLARMTADPGNPGRPRPVGLAMGDPPAWLEGEALADPAELLDSGARLVGHDLKPLYNWLYSQGIEPPAPAFDTALAAYLLDPSRSSYDLADLCRQHGLGELPPGDTPDLWATRASVLPELHRRMEAELAAQGVDRLYREVELPLMPILAEMEAVGVGIDPAALHEMSVELERRILQVSQEIYELAGMQFNISSPKQLGDVLFGKLGLPSGKKTKSGGYSTDAEVLEELAAAYPIAARVLDYRTLTKLKGTYVDALGQLIARDGRIHTTFAQTVAETGRLSSKDPNLQNIPIRIEEGRRIRKAFVARPGCVLLSADYSQIELRVVAHFSGDPALREAFLHDQDIHTRTAAEVFGVPMDQVTPEMRRQAKAVNFGLIYGQTDFGLARSVGISRAEARAFIETYFAKFAGVRRYMEEKKAEAREKGYVTTLDGRRRPLPEINHRVFTIRQNAERMAINTPIQGTAADLMKRAMIAVRRAMREEGLSARMILQVHDELVFECPVGEVDRLARLVRREMEGAMKLDVPLKVEVKVGPDWYSVQPYEGDRDA, from the coding sequence ATGCCAAAGCCTGAGAAACTGCTCCTTCTCGACGGCAACAGCCTGGCTAACCGGGCGTTCTACGCCCTGCGGCTCTTCTCCACCAGCGACGGTGTGTACACCAACGCCGTCTACGGGTTTCTGACGATGCTGTTCAAGCTCCTGGACGAGGAGCAGCCCGACTACGTGGCGGTCGCCTTCGACAAGGGCCGCCAGACCTTCCGCACCGCCCTCTACGAGGACTACAAGGCGACGCGCAAGGCGCCGCCCGACGAGTTCCGGCCGCAGCTGGACCTGCTGCGGGAGGTCCTGACCGCCCTCAACATCCCCTGGTTCCGGGTGGAGAACTACGAAGCGGACGACATCATGGGCACCCTCGCCCGACAGGCCGCCGCCGAGGGGTTGCACACCCTGATCGTCACCGGCGACCGGGACGCGCTGCAGCTGATCAGCGACCGGGTGACGGTGGTGATGACCAAGAAGGGCATCACCGAGACCGTCCGGTACGATCCCGAGACCCTGAAGGCCGAGTACGGGCTGACGCCCAGCCAGATCATCGACCTGAAGGCCCTGATGGGCGACGCGTCCGACAACATCCCCGGCGTGCCGGGGGTCGGCGAGAAGACGGCGCTGAAGCTGCTCGCCGACTACGGCACGGTGGACGGGGTGTACGCGCACCTGGACGAGATCAAGGGCGCGCTGCAGGCCAAGCTGCGGGAGAACCGGGACAAGGCCGAGCTCTCCCGCACGCTGGCCACGATCAACCTGGACGCGCCGGTGACCTTCGACCGGGAGGCGCTGCGCCGGCGAGAGCCCAACTACCCGCAGGCCTACGCGCTCTTCCAGCGGCTGGAGTTCAAGTCGCTGCTGAGCCGCGTGACCCCGCCCGATGGCACCGTTGCCGCGGAGGCCCTCGCCGAACAGGCCGGGGCCGCGCAGGTGGAGATCGTCGCCGCGCGGGTGGTGGACAGGCCGGGGGCTCTGCGCCTGTCCGGTCAGGCGCCCGTGCTGGCCCGGATGACCGCCGACCCGGGGAATCCCGGCCGTCCCCGCCCGGTGGGGCTGGCGATGGGAGATCCGCCCGCCTGGCTGGAGGGTGAGGCCCTGGCGGATCCGGCAGAGCTGCTGGATTCCGGCGCCCGGCTCGTCGGCCACGACCTGAAGCCCCTGTACAACTGGCTGTACAGCCAGGGGATCGAGCCACCCGCCCCCGCCTTCGACACCGCGCTGGCGGCCTACCTGCTTGATCCCTCCCGGTCCAGCTACGACCTCGCCGACCTCTGCCGCCAGCACGGCCTGGGCGAGCTGCCTCCCGGCGACACCCCGGACCTGTGGGCGACCCGTGCCTCGGTGTTGCCCGAACTGCACCGGCGGATGGAGGCGGAGCTGGCGGCGCAGGGCGTGGACCGGCTCTACCGGGAGGTCGAGCTGCCGCTCATGCCCATCCTGGCCGAGATGGAGGCCGTGGGCGTCGGCATCGACCCGGCGGCGCTGCACGAGATGTCGGTGGAGCTGGAGCGGCGCATCCTGCAGGTGAGTCAGGAGATCTACGAGCTGGCCGGCATGCAGTTCAACATCAGCTCGCCGAAGCAGCTGGGCGACGTGCTCTTCGGGAAGCTGGGCCTCCCCAGCGGCAAGAAGACGAAGAGCGGCGGTTACTCCACCGACGCCGAGGTCTTGGAGGAGCTGGCGGCGGCCTACCCCATCGCCGCGCGGGTCCTCGACTACCGCACGCTCACCAAGCTGAAGGGCACCTACGTGGACGCCCTGGGCCAGCTGATCGCCCGGGACGGCCGCATCCACACCACCTTCGCACAGACGGTGGCTGAGACAGGCCGCCTCTCCAGCAAGGATCCCAATCTGCAGAACATCCCCATCCGCATCGAGGAGGGGCGGCGCATCCGCAAGGCCTTCGTCGCCCGGCCCGGGTGCGTGCTGCTCTCGGCCGACTACTCGCAGATCGAGCTCCGGGTCGTGGCCCACTTCTCCGGCGACCCGGCCCTCAGGGAAGCCTTCCTGCACGACCAGGACATCCACACCCGCACCGCGGCCGAGGTCTTCGGCGTCCCCATGGACCAGGTCACCCCGGAGATGCGCCGGCAGGCCAAGGCGGTCAACTTCGGGCTGATCTACGGCCAGACCGACTTCGGGCTGGCCCGGTCGGTGGGGATCAGCCGGGCTGAGGCCAGGGCGTTCATCGAGACCTACTTCGCCAAGTTCGCGGGCGTCAGGCGTTACATGGAGGAGAAGAAGGCGGAGGCCCGGGAGAAAGGGTATGTGACCACCCTCGACGGCCGCCGGCGCCCCCTGCCCGAGATCAACCACCGGGTGTTCACCATCCGGCAGAACGCCGAGCGGATGGCCATCAACACGCCGATCCAGGGCACCGCCGCCGACCTGATGAAGCGGGCGATGATCGCCGTCCGGCGGGCCATGCGGGAGGAGGGGCTTTCCGCCCGGATGATCCTGCAGGTTCACGACGAGCTGGTGTTCGAGTGCCCCGTCGGCGAGGTGGACCGGCTGGCCCGGCTGGTCCGGCGGGAGATGGAGGGGGCCATGAAGCTGGACGTGCCGCTGAAGGTCGAGGTCAAGGTCGGGCCCGACTGGTACTCGGTGCAGCCGTACGAGGGCGATCGGGATGCCTGA
- a CDS encoding lytic transglycosylase domain-containing protein codes for MRRRGRARRRLLTLLVLAALVLGVRAAVMKGYPLAYRSEITECARGHGIDPYLIAAVIRAESRFRPEATSPQGARGLMQLMPDTGRWVAAQMGLPYDDAYLYDPVYNIRLGCWYLAALLGEFAGDPVRALAAYNGGMSNVYSWLDTQQWTGERDTLSQIPFSETRHYVANVLRDQRRYRLIYGDWKPERTGGDDGA; via the coding sequence GTGAGGCGCCGAGGCCGGGCACGGCGGCGGCTGCTGACCCTGCTGGTGCTGGCAGCGCTGGTGTTGGGCGTGCGGGCTGCGGTGATGAAGGGCTACCCGCTTGCCTACCGATCGGAGATCACCGAATGCGCGCGGGGGCACGGGATCGATCCGTACCTGATTGCCGCCGTCATCCGGGCGGAGTCCCGGTTCCGTCCCGAGGCGACGTCGCCCCAGGGCGCCCGGGGGCTCATGCAGCTGATGCCGGACACAGGTCGATGGGTGGCCGCCCAGATGGGGCTTCCCTACGACGACGCCTACCTCTACGACCCCGTCTACAATATCCGGCTGGGCTGCTGGTACCTGGCGGCGCTGCTCGGCGAGTTCGCCGGGGACCCCGTGCGGGCGCTGGCCGCGTACAACGGCGGCATGAGCAACGTGTACAGCTGGCTGGATACCCAGCAGTGGACAGGAGAACGGGATACGCTCTCGCAGATCCCCTTTTCGGAGACCCGCCACTACGTGGCCAACGTGCTCCGGGACCAGAGACGATACCGCCTGATCTACGGCGACTGGAAGCCGGAGAGGACGGGAGGCGATGATGGTGCGTAA
- the coaE gene encoding dephospho-CoA kinase (Dephospho-CoA kinase (CoaE) performs the final step in coenzyme A biosynthesis.), with translation MRIIGLTGSIASGKSTVSAMLREPGAAVIDADAIVHHLQLPGTPVFESIVREFGPGVVRPDGSLDRQALGRIVFADPGRRRALEAIVHPAVRAEIWRQVEQYRREGRPAVVLDVPLLYESGWDRQVDEVWVVWVDAETQKARLIARSGLSPEEAEARIAAQMSLDEKARRADRIIDNRGSLDRTRAQVEAAWRAACGGEGGEPAAGSSAHHGAGSVDPGAGPCDGPGAAPEAERRGGDR, from the coding sequence ATGCGCATCATCGGGCTGACGGGCTCCATTGCCAGCGGCAAGTCCACCGTGTCTGCCATGCTCCGGGAGCCCGGGGCCGCGGTGATCGACGCCGACGCCATCGTACACCACCTGCAGCTGCCGGGAACGCCCGTGTTCGAGTCCATCGTCCGGGAGTTCGGCCCGGGGGTCGTGCGCCCGGACGGCTCGCTGGACCGGCAGGCCCTGGGGCGGATCGTCTTCGCGGATCCCGGCCGGCGCCGGGCCCTGGAGGCGATCGTGCACCCTGCGGTGCGGGCCGAGATCTGGCGGCAGGTGGAGCAGTACCGCCGGGAAGGGCGGCCCGCCGTGGTGCTGGACGTCCCCCTGCTCTACGAGAGCGGCTGGGACCGGCAGGTGGACGAGGTCTGGGTCGTCTGGGTGGATGCGGAAACCCAGAAGGCTCGCCTCATCGCCCGCAGCGGCCTCTCCCCCGAGGAGGCGGAGGCGCGCATCGCCGCACAGATGAGCCTGGACGAGAAGGCGAGGCGGGCGGACCGGATCATCGACAACCGGGGCTCGCTGGACCGGACCCGGGCACAGGTGGAGGCGGCCTGGCGGGCGGCCTGCGGCGGTGAGGGGGGCGAACCGGCGGCGGGTTCAAGCGCTCACCATGGGGCAGGTTCGGTCGACCCGGGGGCGGGGCCATGCGACGGCCCGGGAGCAGCGCCGGAAGCGGAAAGGCGGGGCGGGGACAGGTGA